The following are encoded together in the Humulus lupulus chromosome 5, drHumLupu1.1, whole genome shotgun sequence genome:
- the LOC133779042 gene encoding uncharacterized protein LOC133779042: MVLHFCHASARGLSEFSSDVVAGVGEVGGAPGSDNIARNVLDSKKKSSEVVEDASKTGDVGDDIGDVLPRRRNISRGKSVARKKSKSPSIVKQKRKSCASGSKKDKVDALGSKDVIVDSIETKHVVTHLKINPSKRIGSKVQHFNENNVIKYLKVKFTVTPRFRAMQIMTKVGFANKRTHKDGIMLQDCMSSLQDVDDLEYGDLEVFMISKDSSGNTLIFRDDFESGVPSSTHVRSRKPCGLGRCF, encoded by the exons aTGGTTCTTCATTTCTGCCATGCAAGTGCTCGA GGTTTG TCCGAGTTCTCTAGTGATGTTGTTGCTGGAGTTGGTGAAGTTGGTGGTGCTCCTGGTTCTGATAATATTGCTCGGAATGTGCTTGATTCTAAGAAGAAATCGTCTGAAGTTGTAGAGGATGCTTCGAAGACTGGCGATGTTGGTGATGATATTGGTGATGTTCTTCCTCGGAGGAGAAATATTTCTCGCGGGAAGTCTGTTGCAAGGAAGAAGAGTAAATCTCCTTCAATTGTTAAACAGAAGAGGAAATCATGTGCATCTGGTAGTAAGAAGGATAAAGTTGATGCATTGGGAAGTAAGGATGTTATAGTTGATTCTATTGAGACTAAGCATGTTGTG ACTCATTTAAAGATCAATCCCTCTAAGAGAATTGGAAGTAAGGTACAACATTTCAATGAGAATAATGTCATTAAATACTTGAAAGTTAAGTtcactgttacacccagatttcgagctatgcaaATTATgacgaaagttggattcgcaaataagcgGACTCATAAGGATGGaatcatgctccaggattgtatgtcgagcttacaggatgtagacgacctcgagtatggtgacctcgaagtattcatgatctcgaaagatagctccgggaacacactcatcttcagggacgactttgaatcaggggtcccgagctcgacgcacgtacgatctcgaaagccgtgtggcctcgggagatgtttctag
- the LOC133834746 gene encoding 12-oxophytodienoate reductase 3-like, with protein sequence MAEITSPERNTLFSPYKMANFNLSHRVVLAPMTRCRALNGIPGAALTDYYTQRSTQGGFLITEGTLVSNTAAGFPHVPGIYKEEQVEAWKKIVDAVHAKGSIIFCQLWHVGRASHQVYQPSGQSPISSTNKPISNRWRILLPDGSYGTYPKPQALETYEIRKVVEDYRHAAINAIHAGFDGIEIHGAHGYLIDQFLKDGINDRTDEYGGSIDNRCKFIMQVVQAVVSAIGANRVGVRISPAIDHLDAMDSDPLGLGLAVVERLNKFQLNQGSRLTYLHVTQPRYTAYGQTESGRPGSEEEESHLIRTLRKNYQGTFMCSGGFTRELGMQALADGDADLVSYGRLFISNPDLVLRFKLNAPLTKYNRKTFYTQDPVVGYTDYPFLSNASGRSRL encoded by the exons ATGGCGGAAATCACTTCACCAGAAAGGAACACTCTGTTTTCCCCCTACAAGATGGCCAACTTCAATCTCTCTCACAG GGTTGTGCTTGCGCCGATGACAAGATGCAGAGCTTTGAATGGAATCCCCGGAGCAGCTCTGACCGACTACTACACACAAAGGAGCACCCAAGGTGGATTTCTCATCACTGAAGGGACTTTGGTCTCAAACACCGCAGCGGG TTTCCCACATGTCCCTGGGATTTACAAAGAAGAACAAGTGGAGGCATGGAAGAAGATAGTGGACGCAGTCCATGCTAAAGGCAGCATCATTTTCTGTCAACTTTGGCACGTTGGTCGTGCATCTCATCAAG TTTATCAACCTAGTGGGCAGTCACCAATATCTTCAACCAACAAGCCCATTTCAAACCGGTGGAGAATTCTCTTGCCAGACGGGTCATATGGGACGTATCCTAAACCTCAGGCCCTGGAAACCTATGAAATACGCAAGGTGGTGGAGGATTATCGCCATGCGGCCATAAATGCCATTCATGCTG GTTTTGATGGAATTGAAATCCACGGTGCACATGGCTACCTCATTGACCAATTCTTAAAAGATGGGATCAATGATCGAACTGATGAGTATGGTGGCTCGATTGATAACCGTTGCAAATTTATAATGCAAGTGGTTCAAGCAGTAGTCTCAGCCATTGGTGCCAATAGAGTTGGTGTTAGAATTTCACCTGCAATCGATCACCTTGATGCCATGGATTCCGACCCACTTGGCCTTGGTTTAGCAGTGGTAGAGAGGCTTAACAAGTTCCAACTAAACCAGGGATCACGACTCACTTATCTTCATGTGACTCAGCCTCGATACACTGCCTATGGTCAAACAGAATCAGGCAGACCTGGTAGCGAAGAAGAAGAATCCCACTTGATCAGGACATTAAGAAAAAACTACCAGGGAACATTCATGTGTAGTGGTGGCTTCACTCGAGAGCTGGGAATGCAAGCCTTAGCTGATGGCGATGCAGATTTGGTGTCGTACGGTCGTCTTTTTATCTCAAATCCTGATTTGGTATTGAGATTTAAGCTGAATGCACCTTTGACTAAGTATAATAGGAAGACTTTTTACACACAGGATCCTGTTGTTGGGTACACCGACTACCCTTTTCTTAGCAACGCAAGTGGAAGATCACGTCTTTGA